The Maritimibacter sp. DP1N21-5 DNA window TCGACCACTCCGGCACCTCTCCGCGGGGGTCTGGTGGAGCGCGATTTACAGAGCGCCAACAGCGAGTGCAAGGGATGTTTTGAAAAAATCCGGCGACCCGTTGCCGGTTCGTTGATCATTTCGTGAGATTCCTTGTTTGCAGGGGGCGTTCTCCATAGGTTTGTCTCAGTTGCCAACCTGGGAGAGCACCATGACCTTCAACCGTCTCATGACCGGTGCCGCCGTGGCTGTCGCTGCGATCTGCTTCGGGGCGGCGCTTGTCGCTGCCGATCGGGACACATCGCGCGAATTTCTTGAAGTCACCGGCTTCGACGTCGCGATCACCTCGCTCCAGCAAGGGGCGATGAACGGGCCCGGCATTGCCGGGTCCGATCCCGACGCGTTCGGCAGCGAATGGGTCCGTCTCGCGCGCGAAATCTTCGAGCCCGAGGCGATGATCGAAGAGACGCTCGACATGATGGAAGCGATCATGCCGCAGGACCTCGTGGATCATGGCATCGCGTTCTACGAAACCGAGCTTGGCCAACGGCTTGTCGAGGCCGAGAATGCGGCGCAGATGAATGACCCGGACACGCAATACGCCGAGGGCGAGCTGATCGTCACGCGGCTCGCGGACGAAAACCCGGCACGGATCAACGAATACCGCCTCATGTCCGACGCCATCGGCGGTGTGGACAGTTCCGTTCGCGCCGTGATCGAGCTTCAGGTGCGTTATCTGACCTCCGCCATGGCTGCCGGCGCCTCCGACATCCAGTATTCCGAGGCGGAACTTCGCGAGATCCTGAAGGATCAGGAACCGCAATTGCGGGAGGCGATCCAGTCGTCGGGAATTCTGGCCTCGGCCTATGTCTATCGCGACTTTTCCGATGACGACGTGGTGGCCTACCGCGAGGCGCTCGAGGATCCCGAGATGATGCAGGTCTATGAAATCCTCAACGGCATCCAGTATGAGATCATGGGCGACCGCTACGCCAAGCTTGCCGCGCGGCTCTCCGATCTCGCTCCGCAACAGGACATCTGAACGCGGTCGAGCAGGCCCGCCGCTTGGTGGGCTTGTTTTCCTTGACTTGAAGGCTGAATGCCCCGATATACGCGGCTCCTGCACCCGGGGCGACTCGCGTGTGGGGGACAAGTTTTGCAACAACGTTCCGAACGGAACGCGCTGTCCGAGGCCGGGGTTGCCCCGCAGAACGCCGGAATGCCGGGGCCACAGGATGCGGAAACATGAAGGAAGACCATATGTTTGCGGTCCTCAAGACCGGCGGCAAGCAATACAAGGTCCAGGCGGGCGACGTGCTCCGCGTGGAGAAACTTGCGGCCAATGCCGGCGACAAGATCCAGTTCAATGACATCCTGATGGTCGGAACGACCCTCGGCTCCCCCCTCGTCGAAGGCGCGGGCGTGCAGGCCGAAGTGATCGAGCAGATCAAGGCGGACAAAGTCATCAGCTACGTGAAGCGCCGTCGTAAGCACAGCTCGCAGCGCAAGCGTGGCCACCGCCAGCAACTGACCCTCGTGCGTATCACCGACATCCTCGAAAAGGGTGCGGAGAAATCCGGCGTGACCGCCGCGATCGGCGCGCGTTCGGGCACCGCTCCGGCCCCGGCCGCCGCTCCGGCGAAGAAAGCCGCAGCACCCAAGGCCGAAGCGAAAGCCGAAACCGCCGCTGCCGCAGGTGACGACCTCACCGCAATCAACGGCGTGGGCCCCGCGATGCAGAAGAAGCTCGTGGAAGCCGGCATCACCACCTACGCGGACCTCGCGAAAGTCGACCCCGAAACCTTCGAGGCCGTCAACGTGAAGCCCGAGTGGGTTGAAGAAGCCAAAACTCTGGCGAAGTAAGGAGAGAGCGAAATGGCACATAAAAAAGCTGGTGGTAGCTCCCGCAACGGCCGCGACTCTGCGGGCCGTCGCCTTGGCGTCAAGAAATACGGTGGCGAAGCCGTCATCGCGGGCAACATCCTCGTGCGTCAGCGCGGCACCAAGGTCTGGGCCGGCAACAACGTGGGCATGGGCCGCGATCACACCCTTTTCGCAACCGCCGATGGCGAAGTGAAGTTCACGAAGGGTCTCAAAGGCCGCACCTTCATTTCCGTGCTTCCGGCAGCAGAGGCTGCCGAGTAAGCCGAGACCCCGAGGTCAGCAAAATCAGGGGGATCGGCGAAACGCCGGTCCCCCAAATCGTTTCAGACGCGACGGAGGGGAGGCCGGACCGTCAAGCGACTTTCAGCACATGTTCGCAAGCCCGGAATTGAACGAGCGGCTTGCGACCTGCGGCTTTCGAGGAGGAAAGACCGTGATACCAGAAAGACAAACCATGCAGGTTGAGGCGGCGAACGAGCAGGCGATCATCGAAACGGACCGCTTCGTGCTGCGCGCGCCGCGACTGTCCGATGTCGGGCTTCTGGCGCATTACTCCGGCGACAAACGGGTCGCCGCCGAGACGCGCTCGATCCCGCACCCGCTCGCGCCCGGTGTGACCGAGAGTTTCGTGACCCGCGCGTTGAAAGCCGACCGGGTCGAAGACGTCTGGGTCATCGACGGCTCGGCCGTGGAAGGCGGTGAACGTGGGCAGGAAGTGCTGGGTGTCGTCAGCCTCACCCGCATGGACCGCAACCAGAGCCAGCTTGGCTACTGGGTCGCGCCGCCCTGTTGGAACACCGGCATCGCGTCCGAGGCCGTTCAGGCGCTCGTCGCGGCGAACCCGCTGGGCAACGACACGCTCTTTGCCGAGGTGTTTCAGGACAACCCGGCCTCGGCCCGGGTCCTGACCAATGCGGGTTTCCAATATGTCGGCGACAGCGAGACCTATTCGGTCGCCCGCAATGCCAATGTGCCGACCTGGACTTACAGCCGAAAGATGCGCTGACGTGACCGGGGCCGGGCGCATCGAGGTGATCGAAACCGCCCGGCTCACCCTTTGCCGGCAGCGGCCCGAGGACGCTCGCGCGCTCGCCCGGCTCATGGCCGATTGGGACCTGGTGCGCATGACGGCAACCTGGCCCCATCCGGTGACCGAGGATTTCGCTCGCCATCGGATCGAGGAACGAATGGGCGCACCGGGGTTCTATGCCCTCGCTTGGCATAGCGCCGAACTCATCGGCATGGCTCACGTCGCCGAGCGGGCTATCGGTTATCTTATCGCCAAACCGCATTGGGGCAGGGGATATGCCACCGAACTGGCCACGGCGCTTGTCGAGCATGGCTTCCAGTCCCGGAACGAACCCTTCCTCGAAGCCAAGGTCTGGGAAGACAACCCGGCCTCGTCCCGCGTCCTCCTCAAGCTGGGGTTCACGGAGGTCGGCCGCCATACCGCGATGAACCGTGCGCGCGGGCAGGAGCTGTCCGGCATCGACTACCGCCTCGAGCGCCCCTGATCCCGGGCGTTTGCCCCGACGCCCACCCTTGAGGCAGCGCGCGTTTCCCTCTATCGCTTGCCCCGAACGACGAAAGGCCCAAACCACGAAAGGCCAGCCCCATGAAATTCCTCGATCTAGCCAAGGTCTATATCCGCTCCGGCAGCGGGGGAAACGGCTGTGTCTCCTTCCGGCGCGAAAAGTTCATCGAATTTGGCGGGCCCGACGGCGGTGATGGCGGGCGCGGCGGTGACGTGGTCATCGAGGTGGTCGAGGGGCTCAACACCCTCATCGACTTCCGCTACCAGCAGCATTTCTTCGCCAAGAACGGCGCGCCGGGCTCGGGCAACCAGCGCACCGGCAAGTCGGGCGACGACATCGTGCTTCGGGTGCCTGTGGGCACTGAAGTCATCGACGAGGACGAGGAAACCGTCATCGCCGACCTGACCGAGGTGGGCGAACGGCTGGTCATTGCCAAGGGCGGCAACGGCGGCTTCGGGAACCTCCATTTCAAAACTGCCACCAATCAGGCGCCGCGCCGGGCCAATTCCGGGCAGGAGGGGGTCGAGCGGACCCTCTGGCTGCGTCTCAAGCTGATCGCCGACGTCGGGCTTCTGGGCCTTCCGAACGCGGGCAAGTCGACCTTTCTCGCGGCGACTTCGAACGCGCGTCCCAAGATCGCGGACTATCCCTTTACGACGCTCGTTCCGAACCTTGGCGTCGTGGGCGTGGACAACGTCGAATTCGTGGTGGCCGACATTCCCGGTCTGATCGAAGGCGCGCATGATGGGCGGGGGCTCGGGGACCAGTTCCTGGGCCATGTCGAACGCTGTTCGGTGCTTCTCCATCTTGTCGATGGCACCTCCGAGACCGTGGTCGAGGATTACCGTACCATCATCCACGAACTCGAGGCCTATGGCGGCGTCCTTGCGCAGAAGCCGCGCATCACGGTCCTGAACAAGATCGACGCGCTTCTGGACGAGGAACGCGAGGAGAAGCGGGAGGCGCTTGCCAAGGCCTGCGGCGAGCACGTCTATGAGATGTCCGGGGTCGCCAAGGATGGCGTGACTTCGGTCCTCCGGGCGCTCAAGGCCGAGATCGGGGCCGAACGCTTCCGCCGCAAGAAGGCCGAAGGGGGCGACGAAGAGGAGAGCGGGACTTGGCAACCGTGACTCTCGCCACCGCGCGCCGCGTGGTGGTCAAGATCGGCTCGGCGCTTCTGGTCGATGCGGCGACGGGCGCGCTCAAGTCCACATGGCTCTCCGGTCTGGCCGAAGATGTGGCCCGGCTCAAGGCGCGGGGCGCGGATGTGGTTCTGGTGTCGTCCGGGTCCATCGCGCTCGGGCGTGGCGTTCTGGGACTGCCCTTGGGTGGACTGCCGCTGGAACAGTCTCAGGCGGCCGCCGCAGTCGGACAGATCCGCCTCGCGCGCGCCTATGAAGAGGTCCTGTCGCCCTTGGGGATCACCACGGCGCAGGTTCTCGTCACGCTCGAGGATTCGGCGGATCGGCGGCGCTATCTCAACTCGCGTGCCACGCTCGAGACGCTTCTGGGCTTCGGTGTCGTGCCCATCGTGAACGAGAACGACACCGTGGCGACCGACGAGATCCGCTATGGCGACAACGACCGCCTCGCGGCGCAGGTCGCGGTGACAGTGGGCGCGGACCTGACGGTGCTCCTGTCGGACGTGGACGGCTTCTACTCTGGCAACCCAAAGACCGACCCTGCCGCCGAGCATTACCCGGTCGTCGAGGAAATCACCCCCGCGCTCATGGCGATGGCGGGCGACGCCGGGACCGGGCTGTCGAAAGGCGGGATGAAGACCAAGCTCCTCGCCGCGCAGACGGCGACGGCGGCAGGCTGCGGGTTGATCATCACGGAAGGGAGCCGCCCGAACCCGCTGGCGGCTCTGGAAGCGGGCGAACGCTCGACGCTTTTCGTGGCGCGGCAGGACCCCTCTGCGGCGCGCAAGCACTGGATCGGTTCGATGAAGCCGCAGGGCACGGTGGCCCTCGACGAAGGCGCCGTGCGCGCGCTTCGGGGAGGTAAATCGCTTCTCCCGGCGGGCGTGACGCAGGTGACGGGCGATTTCGGGCGCGGCGAACCGGTGGAGATCCTCGGACCGGACGGGTCCCATATCGGCGCCGGGCTCGTGCGCTACACGGCGCATGAGGCGCGGCGGCTGATCGGCAAACGGTCCGACCAGATCGAGGAGACGCTGGGCTATCCCGGCCGTGCCGCGCTCATCCACCGGGACGATATGGCGCTTTAGAGGGCACATCGGGCCCGGTCCTGCGCCCCGACGCCTGGGTTCGTTCCTACGATCTTTGGATTTCGGCCAGGATGTGTCATGCTTTCTGCATTCGAGACATCCATTTGGAGGCATGCACGATGCGTCCTGAAGCCGTTTTCCCTGCCGCGCCGACTTTGGCGATGCTGCCCATCATATTGTCCGCCGTGCTGATCTTCGTTGCCATGCCGGGCTGGTCCCAGACCGGCGAAGACGGGTGGCAAGTCTTCCCGACTGAAGACAACACCGAATGTATCGTAGGGCGCACAGAGGCGCCCTATACCCTCTTCTTCGAGATGAATTTCAACGATGACGACCGTCATGCGTTGATCGTAGTGAACAAGGCCTGGTCCCTTGAGCGGGTGGTTGAACTCGCCCGGCTGGAGCTTGTCGGTCGCGGCGGCATCTCGGTGCCTACGGTGTTTGGCGGGAACCGGATTTCGCTGGTGTTTCCAGCCAAGGACGACGCCAACAACGCGCTTCTGCTGACCGAGCTTGGCAAGGCCGAGATCGTCGAGGTGCAGAGCGACCGTTTGCCTGATGGGGGAAAGGTTTCCGTGCCGGTGACCGGGTTTAAGGATATGCTGACACGCCATGATTTGTGCCTGAGGAACATCGAGAACACGGCCGATTTGGCGGCGATCAATGAGGAGCGTGCTCGTGTGACCCAGGCGATTTGCGATAATGCGCTCAACGGCTTGACACTTCTCGTCATGCTGACCAGCAATTACACGCCAGACCAAGAAGAAACCATCGGCTCGATGGCCGAAGCATTTGCCAAGTGCGATCAACCTTTCATGGGGCAGGCAGTGCGCGCGGCCTTGCTGGACAAGGACTATAGTTCCGCCGCCGCCGGCCTTGGTGACCTTTGTGGCGCGGGCTACGTTCCCGCCTGTCATTTTGCCGCGGTCCTTGGCGGCTACGGCAAGAACCCCCGTGTAACGCCCGTCGCGGCGCGCACGACGTTGGAGCGGCTTTGCGACGACGGCCTTCAGATCAGTTGCAGGGTGCACGACGAATGGAACCGCTAAGCGCGCGGCTGCCTTTCCTTTGACGTTGCGCCCGGCCCGTCTTATCTAAGCCCCAGCCAGAAGGAGGCTCCGATGAAAGACGCTGACAACATTCCCGCCCTGATGCAGGACCTTGGCCGCCGTGCCAAAGCCGCCGCTGCGGAGTTGGCGTTCGCGCCATCGGAAGCCAAGCGCCAGGCGCTCGAGGCGGCTGCGGACGCCTGCTGGGCGCGGCGTGACGAGGTCATCGCGGCCAATGCCAAGGACCTCGAATTCGGGCGCGAGAAGGGGCTGACCCCGGCCATGATGGACCGGCTCCTCCTGGACGAGGACCGGATCAGGTCCATGTGCGACGGGCTGCGCGCCGTCGCCGCGCAGGACGACCCCGTGGGCGCCGTAATAGCGGAATGGGATCGTCCCTCTGGCCTTCATATCAAACGCGTGCGCACGCCTTTGGGAGTGATCGGCGTGATCTATGAAAGCCGTCCGAACGTGACCGCCGATGCCGGTGCGCTCTGCCTGAAATCCGGCAATGCCGTTATCCTGCGGGGCGGATCGGAGAGCTTCCATTCCTCCGGCGCGATTCACGCCTGCCTCGTCGAGGGGCTGCGCTCGGCGGGGTTGCCCGAAGACGCGATCCAGCGCGTGCCGACCCGCGACCGCGAGGCTGTGCGCGAGCTCTTGACCATGACCGATTACGTGGACGTTATCGTGCCGCGCGGGGGCAAAGGGCTGGTGGGCCTTGTCCAGCGCGAGGCCCGCGTGCCGGTCTTTGCCCACCTTGAAGGCATCGTGCATATTTTCATCGACAAGGCCGCCGATCCCCAGAAGACAATGGACGTGGTGATCAACGCCAAGACCCGGCGGACCGGGATCTGCGGCGCGGCGGAGTGTCTGCTCGTGCACAGGGACGCCCTGCCGCTTGGGCAGGCCGTGCTTGATGCGCTCATGTCGAAAGGCGTCGAGGTGCGGGCCGGGGAGGGCTTGACCGGGACCGTGGCCGCGACGGACGACGACTGGGGCACGGAATATCTCGACTCGATCATCGCAGCGAAGGTCGTCGACGATCTGGACGGGGCGATCGCGCATATCCGGCAGTATTCCTCGTCACACACCGATGCGATCATGACCGAGGACGACGCGGCTGC harbors:
- the rplU gene encoding 50S ribosomal protein L21; amino-acid sequence: MFAVLKTGGKQYKVQAGDVLRVEKLAANAGDKIQFNDILMVGTTLGSPLVEGAGVQAEVIEQIKADKVISYVKRRRKHSSQRKRGHRQQLTLVRITDILEKGAEKSGVTAAIGARSGTAPAPAAAPAKKAAAPKAEAKAETAAAAGDDLTAINGVGPAMQKKLVEAGITTYADLAKVDPETFEAVNVKPEWVEEAKTLAK
- the obgE gene encoding GTPase ObgE is translated as MKFLDLAKVYIRSGSGGNGCVSFRREKFIEFGGPDGGDGGRGGDVVIEVVEGLNTLIDFRYQQHFFAKNGAPGSGNQRTGKSGDDIVLRVPVGTEVIDEDEETVIADLTEVGERLVIAKGGNGGFGNLHFKTATNQAPRRANSGQEGVERTLWLRLKLIADVGLLGLPNAGKSTFLAATSNARPKIADYPFTTLVPNLGVVGVDNVEFVVADIPGLIEGAHDGRGLGDQFLGHVERCSVLLHLVDGTSETVVEDYRTIIHELEAYGGVLAQKPRITVLNKIDALLDEEREEKREALAKACGEHVYEMSGVAKDGVTSVLRALKAEIGAERFRRKKAEGGDEEESGTWQP
- a CDS encoding GNAT family N-acetyltransferase, which gives rise to MQVEAANEQAIIETDRFVLRAPRLSDVGLLAHYSGDKRVAAETRSIPHPLAPGVTESFVTRALKADRVEDVWVIDGSAVEGGERGQEVLGVVSLTRMDRNQSQLGYWVAPPCWNTGIASEAVQALVAANPLGNDTLFAEVFQDNPASARVLTNAGFQYVGDSETYSVARNANVPTWTYSRKMR
- a CDS encoding DUF2059 domain-containing protein, yielding MTFNRLMTGAAVAVAAICFGAALVAADRDTSREFLEVTGFDVAITSLQQGAMNGPGIAGSDPDAFGSEWVRLAREIFEPEAMIEETLDMMEAIMPQDLVDHGIAFYETELGQRLVEAENAAQMNDPDTQYAEGELIVTRLADENPARINEYRLMSDAIGGVDSSVRAVIELQVRYLTSAMAAGASDIQYSEAELREILKDQEPQLREAIQSSGILASAYVYRDFSDDDVVAYREALEDPEMMQVYEILNGIQYEIMGDRYAKLAARLSDLAPQQDI
- a CDS encoding GNAT family N-acetyltransferase — protein: MTGAGRIEVIETARLTLCRQRPEDARALARLMADWDLVRMTATWPHPVTEDFARHRIEERMGAPGFYALAWHSAELIGMAHVAERAIGYLIAKPHWGRGYATELATALVEHGFQSRNEPFLEAKVWEDNPASSRVLLKLGFTEVGRHTAMNRARGQELSGIDYRLERP
- the rpmA gene encoding 50S ribosomal protein L27, whose protein sequence is MAHKKAGGSSRNGRDSAGRRLGVKKYGGEAVIAGNILVRQRGTKVWAGNNVGMGRDHTLFATADGEVKFTKGLKGRTFISVLPAAEAAE
- the proB gene encoding glutamate 5-kinase, which codes for MTLATARRVVVKIGSALLVDAATGALKSTWLSGLAEDVARLKARGADVVLVSSGSIALGRGVLGLPLGGLPLEQSQAAAAVGQIRLARAYEEVLSPLGITTAQVLVTLEDSADRRRYLNSRATLETLLGFGVVPIVNENDTVATDEIRYGDNDRLAAQVAVTVGADLTVLLSDVDGFYSGNPKTDPAAEHYPVVEEITPALMAMAGDAGTGLSKGGMKTKLLAAQTATAAGCGLIITEGSRPNPLAALEAGERSTLFVARQDPSAARKHWIGSMKPQGTVALDEGAVRALRGGKSLLPAGVTQVTGDFGRGEPVEILGPDGSHIGAGLVRYTAHEARRLIGKRSDQIEETLGYPGRAALIHRDDMAL
- a CDS encoding glutamate-5-semialdehyde dehydrogenase; its protein translation is MKDADNIPALMQDLGRRAKAAAAELAFAPSEAKRQALEAAADACWARRDEVIAANAKDLEFGREKGLTPAMMDRLLLDEDRIRSMCDGLRAVAAQDDPVGAVIAEWDRPSGLHIKRVRTPLGVIGVIYESRPNVTADAGALCLKSGNAVILRGGSESFHSSGAIHACLVEGLRSAGLPEDAIQRVPTRDREAVRELLTMTDYVDVIVPRGGKGLVGLVQREARVPVFAHLEGIVHIFIDKAADPQKTMDVVINAKTRRTGICGAAECLLVHRDALPLGQAVLDALMSKGVEVRAGEGLTGTVAATDDDWGTEYLDSIIAAKVVDDLDGAIAHIRQYSSSHTDAIMTEDDAAAARFFQRLDSAILMRNASTQFADGGEFGMGAEIGIATGKMHARGPVGAEQLTSFKYIVEGDGTTRP